The following are encoded in a window of Thermoanaerobacter ethanolicus JW 200 genomic DNA:
- the yfmH gene encoding EF-P 5-aminopentanol modification-associated protein YfmH, with product MQQLYNERIDEKILLQELDNGLKVYIMPKRGYTKQFAIFATHFGSNDSKFIAPGDTNVTEVPDGVAHFLEHKMFEEEEGSIFEQFSKLGASANAYTNFTTTAYLFASTENFYENLKLLVKFVQNPYFTDENVEKEKGIIAQEIRMYQDDPNWRVYFNALEALYHVHPVRKDIAGTIESISQINKEILYKCYYTFYHPENMVLFAVGDIDIDKTLDVIKENVRQDKKQGEIERIYPKEPSSVYKKEVVQDMQVSIPLFNLGFKDTDVGFGGKKLLKKNLEIQIGLEMALGRSSDLYERLYNEGLIDSTFSFDYGGEIDYGYSIIGGQSKDPFKVRDIILNAINNLQFLKEEDFERIKKKYIGKFLRTFNSVDSIAYSFINFYMKEINLLDYLDLLYSISFEDVRERFQNHLREENSVLSVVNPIKK from the coding sequence ATGCAGCAGTTGTACAATGAGAGAATAGACGAAAAAATACTTTTACAAGAATTGGATAATGGCCTGAAAGTGTATATAATGCCAAAAAGAGGTTATACAAAGCAGTTTGCAATATTTGCTACCCATTTTGGTTCTAATGACAGTAAGTTTATCGCTCCAGGGGATACTAATGTAACGGAGGTACCTGATGGGGTTGCGCATTTTTTGGAGCACAAAATGTTCGAAGAGGAAGAAGGTAGTATTTTTGAGCAGTTTTCAAAATTAGGGGCTTCAGCTAACGCTTATACAAATTTTACTACAACTGCTTATTTATTTGCGAGTACTGAAAACTTCTATGAAAATCTAAAACTTTTAGTGAAGTTTGTACAAAATCCTTATTTTACAGATGAAAATGTGGAAAAAGAAAAGGGAATAATAGCTCAAGAAATAAGGATGTATCAAGATGACCCCAATTGGAGAGTTTATTTTAACGCATTAGAGGCTCTTTATCATGTACATCCAGTTAGAAAAGACATAGCTGGTACGATTGAATCAATTTCGCAAATAAATAAAGAAATCTTGTATAAATGTTATTACACATTTTATCATCCTGAAAATATGGTATTGTTTGCTGTAGGAGATATTGATATAGATAAAACTCTTGACGTTATAAAAGAAAATGTGAGACAGGATAAAAAACAGGGAGAAATAGAAAGGATATATCCTAAAGAGCCTTCAAGCGTTTATAAAAAAGAAGTTGTACAAGATATGCAAGTATCCATTCCTCTTTTTAATCTAGGTTTTAAAGATACAGATGTGGGTTTTGGGGGAAAGAAATTATTAAAGAAAAATTTAGAGATACAAATAGGTTTGGAAATGGCATTAGGCAGAAGTTCTGACTTGTATGAGAGGCTTTACAATGAAGGGCTTATTGACAGCACTTTTAGCTTTGATTACGGTGGAGAGATAGATTACGGTTATTCTATAATAGGAGGTCAATCTAAAGATCCTTTTAAAGTGAGAGATATCATTTTAAATGCAATAAATAATCTACAATTTTTAAAGGAAGAAGATTTTGAGAGAATAAAGAAAAAATACATAGGAAAATTTTTAAGAACATTTAATTCGGTCGATAGTATAGCTTACAGTTTTATAAACTTTTATATGAAGGAAATAAATTTACTGGATTATTTAGATCTGCTTTATAGTATAAGCTTTGAAGATGTTAGAGAAAGATTTCAAAATCATCTGAGAGAAGAGAATAGTGTGCTTTCCGTTGTGAATCCTATTAAAAAATAA
- the yfmF gene encoding EF-P 5-aminopentanol modification-associated protein YfmF, whose amino-acid sequence MELIEKQLNNGINLYIDTTDKFKTVTINLYIHNQLGKEATKYALLPAVLKRGTSSIKTYKEMVKFLENLYGTTMAVSVYKKGERHLQQYRLELPQEEYIKENILEEGVKFLKELVFNPLTEGNAFNKDYVLQEKEIHKNLIDSRINDKTKYAVDRCYEEMCKGEPFAIFELGKSEDLEVIDEKNLYHYYQNCINTLPMDIYVVGNVDPKYVEEVFRKYFAFQRGQILNIPSPNIYKEVKEVKYVTENLEVTQGKLTLGFRTNVPANSEEYFPLLVYSGVLGGGPFSKLFMNVREKASLAYYAYSRLERFKGLMVVSCGIEIENYNKALDIILKQLKEIEEGNISDYELDSTIKALKTSLNAMKDNATSKSDYYLSQKIAGADLNIEEFIKKVEKVTKEDVVEVAKKVKLDTVYFMTGKKEE is encoded by the coding sequence ATGGAATTAATTGAGAAACAATTAAACAACGGAATAAATTTGTACATAGATACTACAGACAAATTTAAAACAGTGACAATTAATCTTTATATCCACAATCAATTAGGAAAAGAGGCTACAAAATACGCTTTGCTGCCTGCTGTTTTAAAAAGGGGTACTTCTAGTATTAAAACCTATAAAGAAATGGTGAAGTTTTTAGAAAACTTATACGGCACTACTATGGCTGTTTCTGTGTATAAAAAAGGAGAAAGGCACCTTCAACAATATAGATTGGAATTACCTCAAGAGGAGTACATAAAAGAGAATATTTTAGAAGAGGGAGTAAAATTTTTAAAAGAGTTAGTTTTCAACCCTCTTACAGAAGGAAATGCTTTTAATAAAGATTATGTACTTCAAGAAAAAGAGATTCACAAAAATTTAATAGATTCAAGAATAAATGACAAAACCAAATATGCGGTAGACCGTTGTTATGAAGAGATGTGTAAAGGGGAGCCTTTTGCTATATTCGAATTAGGCAAGAGTGAAGACTTAGAGGTTATTGATGAAAAAAATCTTTACCACTATTATCAAAATTGTATTAATACTTTGCCGATGGATATATATGTAGTGGGAAACGTAGACCCTAAATATGTAGAAGAGGTTTTTAGAAAATATTTTGCTTTTCAAAGAGGACAAATATTAAATATTCCTTCCCCAAATATATATAAAGAAGTAAAGGAAGTAAAATATGTGACAGAAAATTTAGAAGTAACCCAGGGGAAGCTTACTCTTGGCTTTAGAACTAATGTGCCGGCTAACAGTGAGGAATATTTTCCTCTTTTGGTATACAGTGGTGTATTAGGAGGAGGACCTTTTTCTAAACTTTTTATGAATGTGAGGGAAAAGGCAAGTCTTGCTTATTATGCTTATTCAAGGCTTGAGAGATTTAAAGGTTTAATGGTGGTAAGTTGCGGCATAGAGATAGAAAATTACAACAAAGCTCTTGATATAATACTTAAACAGTTAAAAGAAATTGAAGAAGGTAATATCTCAGATTATGAATTAGATTCCACAATAAAAGCCTTAAAGACCTCTTTGAATGCAATGAAAGACAATGCTACTTCTAAATCTGACTACTATTTGTCACAAAAAATTGCAGGAGCAGATTTAAATATAGAAGAATTTATTAAAAAAGTAGAAAAGGTGACAAAAGAGGACGTAGTGGAAGTTGCTAAAAAGGTTAAATTAGATACGGTGTATTTTATGACCGGCAAAAAGGAGGAATAA
- a CDS encoding metal-sensitive transcriptional regulator yields MGDNLRNDILMRLKTIKGHIAGIEKMVEESKSCEEILLQIAAVKASLEKVGMSIIQEHAKECILASEDGKATYEEVQRTINLLIKFAK; encoded by the coding sequence ATGGGCGATAATTTGAGAAATGATATTTTGATGAGATTAAAGACGATAAAAGGGCACATAGCAGGGATAGAAAAAATGGTAGAAGAGTCAAAAAGTTGTGAGGAAATTTTATTGCAGATAGCAGCTGTAAAAGCTTCTTTAGAAAAAGTGGGCATGTCTATAATACAAGAGCATGCTAAGGAGTGTATATTAGCAAGTGAAGATGGAAAGGCTACCTATGAAGAAGTACAGCGAACTATTAATTTGTTAATCAAGTTTGCAAAATAG
- a CDS encoding DUF4097 family beta strand repeat-containing protein: protein MNEEKELILKMLEEGKITAEEAAQLLEAIEGEEFFYEEELEEVEEKEKANKKEESFSKLEEIPFKIEEKIDKAISTVREKEREISTFERTVDRLLDTFLGISLGKTIEKEFRCDSVAENTNIRIEGRNGEIYIETWEEEYASITTRYVVPRNGEEEIIYNCQNGILEVKKTPKIKALSVKMYLPKVKYKNITLSTTNGRISIEGIEGESLQAYTTNGSIYLEEIKFYQIENHTTNAKIEVDDATCERVVCRTSNGSIAVEDSTFNDADLNTINGKIIVEDFKVNSSNSSLKASTTNGSIEMEIADEKVGVSFDLSTVNGKCQVKLPSMFYEVRGATHLKGKTQDYEKAYNKINIVARTVNGNVHLE from the coding sequence ATGAATGAAGAAAAAGAATTGATTTTAAAAATGCTAGAGGAGGGGAAGATAACAGCAGAGGAAGCGGCTCAATTGCTTGAAGCGATAGAGGGAGAAGAATTTTTTTATGAAGAAGAATTAGAAGAGGTAGAAGAGAAAGAGAAGGCAAATAAAAAAGAGGAAAGTTTTTCAAAGCTAGAAGAAATTCCTTTTAAAATAGAAGAGAAAATTGATAAGGCAATCTCTACAGTAAGAGAGAAAGAAAGAGAAATTTCTACTTTTGAGAGGACAGTTGACCGGCTGCTGGATACTTTTTTAGGAATATCTTTAGGAAAGACAATTGAAAAAGAATTTCGATGCGATAGTGTAGCGGAAAATACTAATATAAGAATAGAAGGGAGAAATGGAGAAATTTATATTGAAACGTGGGAAGAAGAGTATGCTTCTATTACCACAAGATATGTAGTTCCCAGAAATGGAGAAGAAGAAATTATATACAATTGCCAAAATGGAATATTAGAAGTAAAGAAGACTCCAAAGATAAAGGCTTTGAGTGTTAAAATGTATCTTCCTAAGGTTAAATATAAAAATATAACACTTTCTACTACAAATGGCAGAATTTCCATAGAAGGTATTGAAGGAGAAAGTCTGCAGGCTTACACTACCAATGGAAGCATTTACTTAGAAGAGATAAAGTTTTATCAAATAGAGAACCACACTACAAATGCGAAGATAGAGGTGGATGATGCTACTTGTGAAAGGGTTGTTTGTCGCACTTCTAATGGCAGTATAGCAGTAGAGGACAGTACTTTCAACGATGCAGATTTAAACACAATAAATGGTAAAATTATTGTAGAGGATTTTAAAGTCAATTCAAGCAATTCTTCCCTAAAGGCAAGTACTACTAATGGCAGTATCGAAATGGAGATTGCTGATGAAAAGGTTGGCGTTTCTTTTGATTTGAGCACAGTAAATGGCAAGTGTCAAGTGAAATTGCCAAGTATGTTTTATGAGGTAAGAGGAGCTACTCATCTTAAAGGGAAAACTCAAGACTATGAAAAGGCTTATAATAAAATAAATATAGTAGCTCGTACTGTCAATGGGAATGTTCATTTAGAGTGA
- a CDS encoding DUF2089 domain-containing protein: MNEVIGRCPVCSEKMVVTRLECPQCGTAIEGKFELCKFCYLSKEQRDFLELFIRTRGNIREMEKELGLSYPTIRNKLDNLIAALGYEVERRPTVDKKEVLKKLESGEITVQEALKLLKE, encoded by the coding sequence ATGAATGAAGTAATAGGTAGATGTCCAGTTTGCAGTGAAAAAATGGTGGTAACAAGGCTGGAATGTCCTCAATGTGGAACAGCAATTGAAGGTAAATTTGAACTTTGTAAATTTTGCTATTTGTCAAAAGAGCAAAGAGATTTTTTGGAACTTTTCATACGGACGAGGGGAAATATAAGGGAAATGGAAAAAGAATTAGGCTTATCTTATCCTACAATTAGAAACAAATTGGACAATTTGATTGCTGCTTTGGGATATGAAGTTGAAAGAAGGCCTACAGTAGACAAAAAAGAAGTCCTGAAGAAGTTAGAAAGTGGTGAAATAACTGTTCAAGAAGCTTTGAAACTTTTAAAAGAATAG
- a CDS encoding SHOCT-like domain-containing protein, which produces MEEEKMRILKMLEEGKITAEEAAELLKAIDDNGGEEISSKTSQKNKFKWMKIKVYDIVNNRLKVNLAIPYSLVNLGMKIGGKFIPSEVTNAGINLEEILEALEKGETGKIIDVYDEEDGEHVEISLE; this is translated from the coding sequence ATGGAAGAAGAAAAAATGAGAATTTTAAAGATGTTAGAAGAGGGCAAAATAACAGCTGAAGAAGCGGCTGAGCTATTGAAAGCTATCGATGATAATGGGGGAGAAGAAATAAGTTCCAAAACAAGTCAAAAAAATAAATTCAAATGGATGAAGATAAAGGTTTATGACATAGTTAACAATAGATTAAAGGTGAATCTTGCAATACCATATAGTCTTGTCAACTTGGGAATGAAAATAGGAGGAAAATTTATTCCTTCTGAAGTTACAAATGCAGGTATAAATTTAGAAGAAATTCTTGAGGCGCTAGAAAAAGGAGAAACAGGGAAAATAATAGATGTATATGATGAAGAAGATGGGGAACATGTAGAAATAAGTCTGGAGTAA
- a CDS encoding YhcN/YlaJ family sporulation lipoprotein, with the protein MKKIKSIITIMLIGIMIMVSMAGCKTATKKPTPARYTPAPTRTTPAPSKTAPGYTAPAPTTPTPAPTAVRKPTPESVRASKIASNVAKIPEVNKATVVISGTNAIVGVDMKARVQGAHETDVKKKIEKTVKDTDKSIKRVYITADPDLYKRIDNIAKGISEGRPVSEFAKQISEIIKRITPGM; encoded by the coding sequence TTGAAAAAAATAAAAAGTATAATTACAATAATGCTTATTGGGATAATGATAATGGTTTCAATGGCAGGATGCAAAACTGCGACTAAAAAGCCTACTCCTGCCCGTTATACACCAGCCCCTACAAGGACTACTCCTGCGCCTTCTAAGACAGCCCCAGGATATACTGCACCTGCACCGACAACACCTACACCTGCTCCAACTGCTGTAAGAAAACCGACACCTGAGAGTGTAAGGGCTTCTAAGATAGCTTCAAATGTTGCCAAAATACCAGAAGTAAACAAGGCTACAGTGGTAATTTCAGGGACAAATGCTATTGTAGGTGTGGATATGAAGGCAAGGGTACAAGGCGCTCATGAAACTGATGTGAAAAAGAAAATAGAAAAAACAGTAAAAGACACAGATAAGTCTATAAAAAGAGTTTATATAACTGCTGACCCAGATTTGTACAAGAGAATAGATAATATTGCTAAGGGTATTTCAGAGGGAAGACCAGTTTCTGAATTTGCAAAACAGATATCAGAAATTATTAAGCGCATAACGCCTGGCATGTAA
- a CDS encoding tyrosine-type recombinase/integrase, with protein MEEIVILGGQKRYLLVDDDGEPVESVYRFLKFKDNAGKARNTLRAYCYHLKEFFEFLQQKDRDYRDISIDDMAEFMRWLQTPHRNVKVSSIKPSQDVLQANTVNAYISSVIEFYDYLMKIDDYSIQLSQRLKKQIPGSRREFKDFLYHINKNRDYNTKILKVKVPKKRPKTISKEKIAILIDACSNLRDKFLIQLLWESGFRIGECLSLWLEDFIIDARKIDLKDRGELPNLADIKTVCSPRRIDVSADLMNLYMDYVAEYHTDEVDTNHVFIKLSGKNKYQPMEYPDVASLFKRLREKTGIYVTPHMFRHSHFDTLRKQGWGFEKIKQRGGWSNVQTPMQIYSHPDEEEMRKDWEQAEKRMKLKNKTKENDKK; from the coding sequence GTGGAGGAAATAGTTATACTAGGAGGACAGAAGCGATACTTGCTTGTTGATGATGACGGTGAGCCAGTAGAGTCAGTGTATAGGTTTTTAAAATTTAAAGATAATGCTGGAAAAGCAAGGAACACTCTTCGTGCATACTGTTATCATTTGAAGGAGTTTTTTGAGTTTCTTCAACAAAAAGACAGAGATTATCGTGATATAAGCATAGACGATATGGCAGAGTTCATGAGATGGCTACAAACACCACATAGGAATGTAAAAGTATCATCAATAAAGCCTTCGCAAGATGTTTTACAAGCAAATACTGTTAATGCCTACATATCAAGTGTTATTGAGTTTTATGACTATCTAATGAAGATTGATGATTATTCTATACAATTATCTCAAAGGCTTAAAAAGCAGATACCAGGTTCTCGGAGAGAATTTAAGGATTTCTTATATCATATTAACAAGAACAGGGATTACAATACGAAAATTTTAAAGGTTAAAGTCCCAAAAAAACGCCCAAAAACCATTTCAAAAGAGAAAATCGCTATATTGATAGATGCTTGTTCTAATTTGAGGGACAAGTTCCTTATACAACTGCTCTGGGAAAGTGGATTCCGTATAGGTGAGTGTTTATCCTTATGGCTTGAGGATTTCATCATTGATGCAAGGAAGATTGACCTTAAAGACAGGGGTGAATTGCCTAACCTTGCTGATATTAAAACAGTTTGCAGTCCAAGAAGGATAGATGTATCTGCTGACCTAATGAACCTGTATATGGACTATGTTGCAGAGTATCACACTGATGAAGTAGATACAAACCATGTCTTTATTAAACTTTCAGGAAAAAACAAGTATCAACCTATGGAATATCCTGATGTGGCTTCACTATTTAAAAGGTTACGTGAAAAAACGGGCATATATGTAACTCCCCATATGTTTCGTCACAGTCATTTTGATACACTTCGGAAGCAAGGTTGGGGATTTGAAAAGATTAAGCAACGTGGCGGATGGTCGAATGTTCAAACACCTATGCAGATATATTCACATCCAGACGAAGAAGAAATGCGTAAAGACTGGGAACAGGCTGAAAAACGTATGAAGTTAAAAAATAAAACCAAGGAGAATGATAAAAAGTGA
- the thiI gene encoding tRNA uracil 4-sulfurtransferase ThiI, protein MQDILLIKYGELALKGDNRSFFENKLIKNIKHALSDFKEVKVEKTHGRIYVECDGDIEEVIERLKKVFGIVGITKAKKTDLNLDEIFKAAVELMKGHEGKTFKVETKRPNKSFPYNSMEVSRRVGAAVLKNIKNLKVDVHNPDVLLNVEIREMAFVYAGVIEGIGGLPLGTNGKATVLLSGGIDSPVAAWMMMKRGVEVEAVYFHSPPYTSERAKDKVVDLCEVLSQYGQKIKLHVVHFTDLQLEIYEKCPPRFTTIIMRRMMMKIAEKIAQKNGSMALITGESLGQVASQTIESLYVTNASVSMPIFRPLIGMDKTEIIDLAQKIGTFEISIRPYEDCCTIFVPKHPATKPKLDKVIEAEQKMEYQKYIDDFEEEVVEV, encoded by the coding sequence ATGCAAGACATATTATTGATTAAATATGGAGAATTAGCTTTAAAAGGAGATAATAGGTCTTTTTTTGAAAATAAATTGATAAAAAATATAAAACATGCTCTTTCTGACTTTAAGGAAGTTAAAGTTGAAAAAACTCATGGCAGAATTTATGTAGAATGTGATGGAGATATTGAAGAGGTAATAGAAAGATTAAAAAAAGTCTTTGGTATTGTAGGAATAACAAAAGCTAAAAAAACCGATTTAAACTTGGATGAAATATTTAAAGCTGCAGTAGAACTTATGAAAGGACACGAAGGAAAGACTTTTAAAGTAGAGACTAAGAGGCCAAATAAGTCTTTTCCTTATAACAGCATGGAGGTCAGCCGCAGAGTAGGAGCAGCAGTATTGAAAAATATCAAAAACTTAAAAGTAGATGTCCATAATCCTGATGTGCTTTTAAATGTAGAGATAAGAGAAATGGCTTTTGTATACGCGGGAGTGATTGAGGGAATAGGAGGCCTTCCTCTTGGGACAAACGGTAAAGCGACTGTACTTTTGTCAGGAGGCATTGACAGCCCTGTAGCTGCTTGGATGATGATGAAAAGAGGCGTAGAAGTAGAAGCGGTTTATTTTCACAGTCCTCCTTATACCTCTGAAAGAGCTAAAGACAAGGTTGTAGATTTGTGCGAAGTCCTTTCTCAGTATGGCCAAAAGATAAAATTACATGTAGTGCATTTTACTGATTTGCAATTGGAAATTTATGAAAAGTGTCCACCAAGATTTACTACTATAATCATGAGAAGGATGATGATGAAGATAGCAGAAAAAATTGCTCAAAAGAATGGTTCTATGGCTCTAATCACTGGGGAAAGTTTAGGACAAGTTGCAAGTCAAACGATTGAAAGTTTATATGTAACCAATGCTTCTGTGTCTATGCCAATATTTAGGCCTCTCATTGGAATGGATAAGACAGAGATTATAGATTTAGCTCAAAAGATTGGTACTTTTGAGATCTCTATAAGACCGTATGAAGACTGCTGCACTATTTTTGTGCCAAAACATCCTGCTACAAAGCCTAAGTTAGACAAAGTAATAGAAGCAGAACAAAAAATGGAGTATCAAAAATATATTGATGATTTTGAAGAAGAGGTTGTAGAAGTTTAA
- a CDS encoding cysteine desulfurase family protein, which yields MEVYLDNSATTRVRKEVIEKMVEVLENEYGNPSSLHLKGYQAEKLMKEARENVAKLINGDIEGIVFTSGGTESNNLALIGVAESLRKKGNHIISSAIEHPSVLNVLKYLEENGFEVTYLAVDKTGKVDVKDLKRAITDKTILISIMAVNNEIGTIEPIEEIGEIVKERGIIFHVDAIQAVGKINIDVKKQNLDMISLSSHKIHGPKGVGALYIDKSVKIRPIIFGGGQEKNLRSGTENMPGIVGFGVASKLAKENFHGNVSKLMTLKKRLYQGIVSEIKDVHLNGPNVEEGAPHILNISFAGVRGEVLLHALEEKGIYVSTGSACSSKKKGQSHVLKAIGLKEDLIESAIRFSIGIFNTEEEIDYTISVLKEKVNFLRKYKRR from the coding sequence ATGGAAGTATACCTTGACAACAGTGCTACTACACGAGTTAGGAAAGAAGTTATAGAGAAAATGGTAGAGGTTTTAGAAAATGAATATGGCAATCCTTCTTCGTTACATTTGAAAGGGTATCAGGCTGAAAAATTGATGAAGGAAGCAAGAGAAAATGTTGCTAAACTAATTAACGGAGATATTGAGGGGATTGTTTTTACTTCTGGTGGTACAGAATCGAACAATCTTGCTTTAATTGGAGTAGCGGAGAGTTTGAGAAAAAAGGGTAATCATATAATTTCTTCCGCTATTGAACATCCCTCTGTACTTAATGTGCTAAAATATTTAGAGGAAAATGGCTTTGAAGTAACCTATTTAGCTGTGGATAAAACAGGAAAAGTAGATGTAAAAGACTTAAAAAGAGCTATAACTGACAAAACGATTCTCATTTCAATTATGGCTGTTAACAATGAAATAGGTACGATTGAGCCAATAGAGGAAATAGGTGAAATAGTAAAGGAAAGAGGTATAATTTTTCATGTTGATGCTATACAGGCAGTGGGAAAAATAAATATAGATGTAAAAAAGCAAAATTTAGATATGATTTCTTTAAGCAGTCATAAAATACACGGCCCTAAAGGTGTAGGAGCCTTATATATTGATAAATCAGTAAAGATTAGGCCAATAATTTTTGGAGGAGGACAAGAAAAAAATTTAAGGTCTGGGACAGAAAATATGCCAGGAATTGTGGGATTTGGTGTGGCTAGCAAATTAGCCAAAGAAAATTTCCACGGTAATGTAAGCAAATTAATGACCTTAAAGAAGCGACTTTATCAAGGCATAGTTTCTGAAATAAAAGATGTTCATTTAAACGGGCCAAATGTTGAAGAGGGAGCGCCACATATACTCAATATTTCTTTTGCCGGTGTGAGGGGAGAGGTGCTTTTACACGCTCTTGAAGAAAAGGGCATATATGTTTCTACGGGATCGGCTTGTTCTTCCAAAAAGAAAGGACAAAGTCATGTTTTAAAAGCGATAGGTCTTAAAGAGGACCTTATTGAAAGCGCTATAAGATTTTCCATTGGAATTTTTAATACAGAAGAAGAAATTGACTATACTATATCAGTGTTAAAAGAAAAAGTGAATTTTTTAAGAAAGTATAAACGGAGGTAA
- the ychF gene encoding redox-regulated ATPase YchF, protein MEIGIVGLPNVGKSTLFNAITKAGAECANYPFCTIEPNVGIVSVPDERLDFLSKIENPQKIIPATIKFVDIAGLVKGASKGEGLGNKFLSHIREVDAILNVVRCFEDSNIVHVEGSIDPIRDVEIITLELILADMEVIERRLQKTSKLARNDKKAAFEVEVLEKIKKGLDEGKPVRALQFTEEEKSFVSQLMLLTYKPVMYVANISEEDLISGEENQYVKQLKEYAENENSQVLVISAKIEEELASLSDEERNELLREYGLAEPGLNNIIRHGYSLLGLITFFTAGPKEVHAWTIKKGTKAPQAAGKIHSDFEKGFIRAEVISYEDLVKAGSQAAAREMGLMRLEGKDYVMQDGDIVVFRFNV, encoded by the coding sequence ATGGAAATAGGAATTGTTGGACTACCTAACGTCGGTAAAAGCACTTTGTTTAACGCAATTACAAAAGCAGGTGCAGAATGTGCAAATTACCCCTTTTGCACTATTGAGCCAAATGTCGGAATTGTATCTGTGCCTGATGAAAGGTTAGATTTTTTGTCAAAAATTGAAAATCCCCAAAAAATCATACCTGCAACTATAAAATTTGTTGACATAGCAGGACTTGTAAAAGGGGCAAGTAAAGGAGAGGGTTTAGGAAATAAATTTCTTTCTCATATTAGGGAAGTTGATGCTATATTAAACGTGGTAAGATGCTTTGAAGATAGCAACATTGTCCATGTAGAAGGAAGTATTGATCCTATAAGAGATGTTGAAATAATAACTTTAGAGCTTATACTTGCTGACATGGAAGTTATTGAAAGGCGTCTTCAAAAAACATCAAAACTTGCGCGAAATGATAAAAAAGCAGCCTTTGAAGTGGAAGTACTTGAAAAAATAAAAAAAGGATTAGATGAAGGGAAACCTGTAAGGGCTCTTCAATTTACTGAAGAAGAAAAAAGTTTTGTAAGTCAACTTATGTTGCTTACCTATAAACCTGTTATGTATGTAGCAAATATATCAGAAGAAGACTTAATTTCAGGAGAAGAAAATCAATATGTAAAGCAACTAAAAGAATATGCTGAAAATGAGAATTCCCAAGTTTTAGTTATAAGTGCAAAAATTGAAGAAGAATTAGCTTCTTTAAGTGATGAAGAAAGAAATGAACTTTTGAGAGAATACGGCCTTGCCGAACCTGGCCTTAACAACATAATAAGGCATGGTTACTCTCTCCTTGGACTTATAACCTTTTTCACCGCTGGACCAAAAGAAGTCCACGCTTGGACAATAAAAAAAGGCACAAAAGCACCTCAAGCAGCAGGAAAAATTCATTCAGATTTTGAAAAAGGATTTATAAGGGCAGAAGTGATCTCGTATGAAGATTTAGTAAAAGCTGGTTCACAGGCAGCAGCAAGAGAAATGGGACTTATGAGACTGGAAGGAAAAGATTATGTGATGCAGGATGGGGATATAGTAGTCTTCAGATTTAACGTATAA